In one Nocardioides sp. NBC_00368 genomic region, the following are encoded:
- the fxlM gene encoding methyltransferase, FxLD system, whose amino-acid sequence MNTLRDTLRQSMVARLREEGLITTEGVAAAMNAVPRHDFAPGEPLENVYQTNTTLVPKVDAQGRQTSVVSASHIQAIQLEQADVRPGMNVLEIGSGGYNAALIAEMVGPGGSVTTVDIDADVIHRAQAGLHRAGYEQVNVVLADAEHGVAQHAPYDRIIVTVGAWDIPPAWLDQLSPEGRIVMPMRFAGISRLVAFDRSPDSLVLTASNYRLGSFVPMQGDGAATEQFIAVTPDLGLRMDQTSHLTFDVPALRKALNTAPVTSWSGTPFDMPDELELYLLTGGPEVAMMYAAQDAVDQGVVDRTVRNGTPALVRGDTFAYRIKRENPETVSGFETGVLAHGPQAYHVGNELLGMIRAWAGRYYRRNVARITYHPNIRLNTADNTADNTADNTADNTADNTAVATGLTGWYTTKRHGVLAISWP is encoded by the coding sequence GTGAACACACTGCGAGACACTTTGCGTCAGTCGATGGTGGCGAGACTTCGCGAGGAAGGTCTGATCACCACCGAGGGCGTCGCTGCCGCGATGAACGCGGTGCCCAGACACGACTTCGCGCCCGGCGAACCCTTGGAAAACGTCTACCAGACCAACACCACACTGGTTCCGAAAGTCGACGCCCAAGGCCGTCAAACGAGCGTCGTGTCCGCCTCGCACATCCAGGCAATCCAGCTCGAGCAGGCCGACGTGCGGCCTGGCATGAACGTGCTGGAAATCGGCTCGGGCGGCTATAACGCAGCCCTCATCGCGGAGATGGTCGGTCCCGGCGGCTCGGTGACGACAGTAGACATCGACGCCGACGTCATCCACCGCGCCCAAGCGGGCCTGCACCGGGCGGGGTACGAGCAGGTCAACGTCGTGCTCGCCGATGCCGAACACGGTGTCGCCCAGCACGCGCCCTACGACCGGATCATTGTCACGGTCGGGGCGTGGGACATCCCGCCTGCCTGGCTTGACCAGCTCAGCCCGGAGGGCCGGATCGTGATGCCGATGCGGTTTGCCGGGATCTCCCGGCTCGTCGCCTTCGACCGCTCTCCGGACAGCCTGGTGCTAACTGCCAGCAACTATCGGCTCGGCTCGTTCGTGCCGATGCAGGGCGACGGCGCCGCCACGGAGCAGTTCATCGCGGTCACTCCCGACCTCGGCCTGCGCATGGACCAGACCAGTCACCTCACCTTCGACGTGCCGGCACTGCGCAAGGCGCTTAACACCGCGCCGGTGACCAGCTGGTCGGGCACGCCGTTCGACATGCCTGACGAGTTGGAGCTGTACCTGCTGACCGGCGGCCCTGAGGTGGCGATGATGTACGCCGCCCAGGATGCCGTTGATCAAGGCGTCGTGGACCGCACGGTACGCAACGGCACTCCGGCGCTTGTGCGCGGTGACACCTTCGCCTACCGCATCAAGCGCGAGAACCCGGAGACCGTCAGCGGATTCGAGACCGGTGTCCTCGCCCACGGGCCACAGGCCTATCACGTCGGCAACGAGCTGCTCGGCATGATCCGGGCGTGGGCCGGCCGCTACTACCGGCGCAACGTCGCGCGCATCACCTACCACCCGAACATTCGCCTGAACACCGCCGACAACACCGCCGACAACACCGCCGACAACACCGCCGACAACACCGCCGACAACACCGCCGTCGCCACCGGCCTGACCGGGTGGTACACGACCAAGCGGCACGGCGTACTGGCCATCTCCTGGCCCTGA
- a CDS encoding glycine--tRNA ligase subunit alpha — translation MELMLSLQDVLLRLTAYWTERGAMIVQPFNTEVGAGTANPATTLRVLGPEPWRVAYVEPSVRPDDSRYGKNPNRLQTHTQFQVILKPDPGDPQEQYLASLEAIGVDLGAHDIRFVEDNWASPALGAWGLGWEVWLDGLEITQFTYFQQAGTLKLDPVSVEITYGIERIVMALQGVSHFADIDYAPGITYGEAFGQSEYEMSRYYLDEADIVSTQRLYDLHAAEAQAMLDAGLALPAYYNVLKCSHAFNVLDARGAVSTAERARAFTLMRMLSKGVAELWVARRGELEFPPRYGRAAEAAESAAHAGGHPV, via the coding sequence ATGGAACTGATGCTGAGTCTCCAGGACGTATTGCTGCGACTGACTGCCTACTGGACCGAGCGCGGCGCGATGATCGTGCAGCCTTTCAACACCGAGGTGGGTGCGGGTACGGCTAACCCGGCGACCACGCTGCGGGTGTTGGGGCCGGAGCCGTGGCGGGTGGCCTACGTTGAGCCGAGTGTTCGGCCCGACGACAGCCGCTATGGGAAGAACCCGAACCGGCTGCAGACCCACACTCAGTTCCAGGTGATCTTGAAGCCGGACCCGGGCGACCCCCAAGAGCAGTACCTGGCGTCCTTGGAGGCGATCGGGGTCGATCTTGGCGCGCACGACATCCGGTTCGTTGAGGACAACTGGGCGTCGCCCGCGCTCGGCGCGTGGGGTCTGGGTTGGGAGGTCTGGCTCGACGGCTTGGAGATCACCCAGTTCACCTACTTCCAGCAGGCCGGCACGCTCAAGCTCGACCCGGTCTCGGTGGAGATCACCTACGGTATTGAGCGCATCGTGATGGCCCTGCAAGGTGTCTCTCACTTCGCCGACATCGACTACGCGCCCGGGATCACCTATGGCGAGGCGTTCGGTCAGAGCGAGTACGAGATGAGCCGCTACTATCTCGACGAGGCTGACATCGTCAGCACGCAGCGGCTCTATGACTTGCATGCCGCGGAGGCGCAGGCGATGCTCGATGCGGGCTTGGCGTTGCCCGCCTACTACAACGTGCTCAAGTGCTCGCACGCCTTCAACGTCCTTGACGCGCGTGGTGCGGTCTCCACGGCGGAACGAGCGCGCGCCTTCACCCTGATGCGGATGCTGTCCAAGGGTGTGGCCGAGTTGTGGGTCGCTCGACGCGGCGAGCTCGAGTTCCCCCCCCGGTACGGTCGCGCCGCCGAAGCTGCCGAGTCCGCTGCCCATGCCGGAGGTCACCCAGTCTGA
- the glyS gene encoding glycine--tRNA ligase subunit beta, translating into MPEVTQSERLLFEIGVEELPAAEVTRARDWLESTITDRLASTKLSHGTVHAYATPRRVVVLVEDVAACEEDAVETLRGPRASAAFDETGAPTRAATGFAAKHGLDAAQLQRVEHEGSEHVAVVRNVEGRPAPEVLSALLAQVVVDLRSERNMRWKDPALSYARPVRWLLALLGSAPVPVTASELTSGTTTRVQRMAPQPIVEVSSAEGYLEFLGEHDIVADEQARRSMILHAAQAHAAKVTGRVDLEADASVVDEIVNLVESPVPIQGSFDERYLDLPPEILTSVMRKHQRYLPLRTTDGLLPHFLTFANGACDVPTVTRGNEAVVRARFEDALFFWEADLQVPLQTMKDGLAKLTFEETLGSMADRATRIAVVAKALGERVGLDDAERAALHRAAELAKFDLGSQMVIEMTSLAGTMARYYATKAGESPAVAAALADLERPRTSEDAVATSAAGAVLAIADRTDLLVGLFAVGANPTGSSDPFALRRAALGLLATIRSNPIFEAVTVNDVLQIAAKAISGQGVAVSEAALSATGDFVHARFEQSLLDAGNSPDAVAAVLPLADEPRRAEATLTDIENLAGEERLASLVEAVQRVRRLIKDADPDGDPALLTAPVEQRLVTAIEALQATLEGTTATVPELMSASSETISALEDFLDEVLVMDEILKVRDARIALLATVTRIAGRTGVDWDAMSRFVATERQPVDAMA; encoded by the coding sequence ATGCCGGAGGTCACCCAGTCTGAGCGGCTGCTCTTCGAGATCGGGGTCGAAGAGCTCCCCGCGGCAGAGGTCACTCGGGCCAGGGACTGGCTGGAGTCGACGATCACCGACCGGCTCGCCTCGACCAAGCTGAGCCACGGAACAGTCCACGCTTATGCGACTCCGCGTCGTGTGGTGGTGCTCGTCGAGGATGTCGCCGCCTGTGAGGAGGACGCGGTCGAGACCCTGCGCGGCCCGCGGGCCTCTGCCGCGTTCGATGAGACCGGGGCTCCGACGCGCGCCGCGACCGGCTTCGCGGCCAAGCACGGCCTCGACGCTGCGCAGTTGCAGCGGGTCGAGCACGAGGGCAGCGAGCATGTCGCTGTCGTACGTAACGTGGAGGGCCGGCCTGCGCCTGAGGTGCTCTCGGCGTTGCTCGCTCAGGTTGTAGTGGATCTGCGTTCTGAGCGCAACATGCGGTGGAAGGACCCCGCCTTGTCTTACGCTCGCCCGGTGCGTTGGCTGCTCGCCCTGCTCGGTAGCGCCCCGGTCCCGGTCACGGCCTCCGAGCTGACCAGTGGGACGACGACACGTGTTCAGCGGATGGCACCCCAGCCGATTGTGGAGGTCTCCTCGGCTGAGGGCTACCTCGAGTTCCTTGGTGAGCATGACATCGTGGCTGATGAGCAGGCGCGTAGGTCGATGATTCTCCACGCGGCTCAAGCCCATGCTGCGAAGGTGACCGGCCGAGTGGATCTGGAGGCAGATGCTTCCGTGGTGGATGAGATCGTCAACCTCGTTGAGTCGCCCGTGCCGATCCAGGGCTCCTTTGATGAGCGCTACCTGGACCTGCCGCCGGAGATCCTCACCTCGGTCATGCGTAAGCACCAGCGCTACCTGCCGCTACGGACCACCGACGGCCTCCTACCGCACTTCCTGACCTTCGCCAACGGTGCCTGTGACGTTCCCACGGTCACCCGAGGCAACGAAGCCGTGGTCCGGGCGCGTTTTGAGGACGCCCTGTTCTTCTGGGAGGCCGACCTGCAGGTCCCTCTGCAGACGATGAAGGACGGCTTGGCGAAGCTCACGTTCGAGGAGACCTTGGGTTCGATGGCCGACCGCGCCACACGGATCGCGGTCGTCGCCAAGGCGCTGGGGGAGCGGGTGGGGCTCGATGACGCCGAGCGCGCCGCTCTGCATCGCGCAGCGGAGCTGGCGAAGTTCGACCTTGGCTCGCAGATGGTGATCGAGATGACGTCGCTGGCGGGCACCATGGCCCGCTATTACGCCACCAAGGCGGGCGAGAGCCCGGCGGTGGCCGCGGCACTGGCAGACTTGGAGCGGCCCCGTACCTCCGAGGATGCCGTGGCCACCAGCGCCGCGGGTGCGGTCCTCGCGATCGCTGACCGCACGGACCTACTGGTTGGCCTGTTCGCCGTTGGCGCCAACCCCACCGGAAGCTCGGACCCGTTTGCCCTGCGCCGGGCAGCGCTCGGTCTCTTGGCAACCATCCGCTCGAACCCCATCTTCGAGGCCGTCACGGTCAACGACGTCCTCCAGATTGCGGCAAAGGCCATTAGCGGCCAGGGTGTGGCCGTCTCCGAGGCGGCCTTGTCCGCGACCGGGGACTTCGTGCATGCACGGTTCGAGCAGTCCCTCCTCGACGCGGGGAACTCTCCGGACGCGGTTGCCGCGGTCCTTCCGCTCGCTGATGAGCCGCGGCGCGCGGAGGCCACCTTGACCGACATCGAGAACCTGGCCGGAGAGGAACGACTCGCCTCGCTCGTCGAAGCGGTCCAGCGCGTCCGCCGGCTCATCAAGGATGCCGATCCCGACGGCGACCCGGCGCTCTTGACCGCCCCCGTCGAGCAGAGGCTCGTCACCGCAATCGAGGCGCTCCAGGCCACACTCGAGGGAACGACGGCGACTGTGCCCGAGCTCATGTCGGCCTCGAGCGAGACGATCAGCGCCCTGGAAGATTTCCTTGATGAAGTCCTCGTGATGGATGAGATCCTCAAGGTTCGAGACGCCCGCATCGCGCTGCTGGCGACGGTGACCCGCATCGCTGGTCGTACTGGGGTCGACTGGGACGCGATGAGCCGCTTCGTAGCGACAGAGCGCCAGCCTGTTGACGCCATGGCATGA
- a CDS encoding FxLD family lanthipeptide, translating to MTQITTSLPEAEGRTLDDFDLDIEFIEAGGTVEHIITMTEDNCGSSCVSACTSC from the coding sequence ATGACTCAGATCACCACGTCCCTGCCCGAGGCCGAGGGCCGCACGCTCGATGACTTCGATCTAGACATCGAGTTCATCGAGGCCGGTGGCACCGTCGAGCACATCATCACGATGACCGAGGACAACTGCGGCAGCAGCTGCGTGTCAGCTTGCACTAGCTGCTGA
- the fxlM gene encoding methyltransferase, FxLD system, whose protein sequence is MPQARDLAERFLAPMGQRWEHAQGTAERAAELAAGLPPEQRNTVVAAAWLHDIGHAPELERTGYAPIDGALHLREQGWPPTVVDLVAHHSGARFEAYARGLADEHAEFGFEDTPLDDLLAAADLTSGPGGERYTFDDLLAEIRERYPESSEVPVAWQVAEPLMREALTRAENNLRWATGEITTADAATARKAMVETLAANPDLADPSVLAAFATVPRHMFVPAGTPLSDAYDIDQAIMTRHDLTGMPISSVSAPWLQAQMALAARLRPGDRVLEIGSGGYNAALLSEIVGEHGTVVTVDVDPWVTARTQRFLEATGYGDRVEVITADAELPLPGQRVFDAIIVTVGAWDIPSAWTDQLAPAGHLVVPLAMGLTTRSLSLRRKDDHLVATSSQVCGFVPMQGIGAHVRHQMHVTDPAGIPVTFTSDSVMPLNPDDLGQMLSGESTEAWSGVSIAQGQVDLSGMLLWMTSHEPEWCGAMSPAGGALHPDRVLTVWPNALVTYDAFSTLTMRDLSNTDDGFELGARGFGPEGAEAAGRVITLLQAWDHAGRPSEPKIRYLRKDTPPAEAVDHSLLLKKKHGHVALTWQVHQ, encoded by the coding sequence GTGCCTCAGGCACGCGACCTCGCCGAGCGGTTCCTCGCCCCAATGGGGCAGCGCTGGGAACACGCTCAGGGCACCGCAGAACGCGCTGCCGAGCTCGCCGCAGGCCTCCCACCCGAGCAGCGGAACACGGTCGTGGCCGCAGCGTGGCTGCACGACATCGGGCACGCCCCCGAGCTCGAGCGCACCGGGTACGCCCCGATCGACGGTGCGCTCCATCTTCGTGAGCAGGGTTGGCCGCCGACCGTGGTCGATCTGGTGGCCCACCACTCCGGTGCCCGGTTCGAGGCATACGCACGCGGATTGGCCGATGAGCACGCCGAGTTCGGGTTCGAGGACACACCGCTCGACGACCTACTCGCCGCCGCCGACCTGACGTCGGGACCGGGAGGCGAGAGATACACGTTCGACGACCTGCTCGCCGAGATCCGCGAGCGCTATCCGGAGTCCAGCGAGGTGCCGGTGGCGTGGCAGGTCGCTGAGCCGCTCATGCGAGAGGCACTCACCCGCGCCGAGAACAACCTGCGCTGGGCCACCGGCGAGATCACCACCGCTGACGCCGCCACCGCACGCAAGGCGATGGTCGAGACCCTCGCGGCGAACCCCGACTTGGCCGACCCATCGGTCCTGGCCGCGTTCGCGACGGTGCCGCGCCATATGTTCGTTCCCGCCGGGACGCCGCTCTCTGACGCCTACGACATCGACCAGGCGATCATGACCCGCCACGACCTGACCGGGATGCCCATCTCGTCGGTCTCCGCGCCGTGGCTGCAGGCTCAGATGGCCCTCGCCGCTCGCCTGCGCCCTGGCGACCGGGTGCTCGAGATCGGCTCCGGCGGCTACAACGCCGCCCTGCTCTCCGAGATTGTCGGCGAGCACGGCACCGTGGTCACCGTCGACGTCGACCCGTGGGTCACCGCACGCACCCAGCGGTTCCTCGAGGCAACCGGGTACGGCGACCGAGTCGAGGTCATCACCGCCGACGCCGAGCTCCCCCTGCCCGGCCAGCGCGTGTTCGACGCGATCATCGTCACCGTCGGAGCCTGGGACATCCCATCGGCTTGGACCGACCAACTCGCGCCCGCAGGCCACCTCGTGGTCCCGCTGGCGATGGGGCTCACCACCAGGTCGCTCTCCCTCCGCCGCAAAGACGACCACCTGGTGGCGACCTCGTCCCAAGTGTGTGGGTTCGTCCCGATGCAGGGCATCGGCGCACACGTGCGTCACCAAATGCACGTCACCGACCCCGCCGGGATTCCGGTGACATTCACCTCGGACAGTGTGATGCCGCTCAATCCGGATGACCTTGGCCAGATGCTCAGCGGCGAGAGCACCGAGGCCTGGTCGGGCGTCTCGATCGCGCAGGGGCAGGTCGATCTGTCAGGGATGCTGTTGTGGATGACGAGCCACGAACCCGAGTGGTGCGGGGCGATGAGCCCAGCCGGTGGCGCCCTCCATCCCGACAGGGTCCTGACTGTATGGCCGAACGCGCTGGTCACCTACGACGCGTTCTCGACACTCACCATGCGCGACCTGAGCAACACCGACGACGGGTTCGAACTCGGAGCCCGCGGGTTCGGCCCGGAAGGCGCGGAAGCCGCTGGACGAGTCATAACGCTGCTCCAAGCATGGGACCACGCGGGACGGCCCAGCGAGCCCAAGATCCGCTACCTCCGCAAGGACACACCACCCGCCGAAGCAGTCGATCACTCTCTACTGCTCAAGAAGAAGCATGGTCACGTAGCCCTCACCTGGCAGGTGCACCAGTGA
- a CDS encoding GntR family transcriptional regulator, translated as MTTPSEHIAQTPVDRPGWLRIADDIRIAIERGELGPGDPIPSLGELVDTYGVSQGTARQAHNSLRTQALVTGGQGKRLLVRTPPPKITFSNAALIKEKQSIHLPEEIRRRSGHLEDTTGISIRDATFTATYTRIVADDTVPEYDPGTPLLQREYETVETATGRRLAWSTSFLPISIIEANPKLLDQDEEPWPGGTQHQLSTVGVEVAHNEDTITARAPTTIEIKRWEMDPGIPILRAAGCMSDPTGRVVCATRVAWPADRAELRFVLDLPKAQ; from the coding sequence GTGACCACCCCCAGCGAGCACATCGCGCAGACACCCGTCGACCGGCCTGGCTGGCTTCGCATCGCCGACGACATCCGCATCGCGATCGAACGCGGAGAGCTCGGGCCCGGAGACCCCATCCCATCCCTCGGCGAGCTCGTGGACACCTACGGCGTCTCCCAAGGCACGGCCCGACAGGCCCACAACTCACTGAGGACCCAGGCCCTTGTCACCGGCGGACAGGGCAAACGACTCCTCGTGCGCACCCCGCCCCCGAAGATCACCTTCTCCAATGCAGCCCTCATCAAGGAGAAACAGAGCATCCACCTGCCCGAAGAGATTCGGCGTCGAAGTGGCCACCTCGAAGACACCACCGGCATCAGCATCCGTGACGCCACCTTCACAGCGACCTACACCCGCATCGTCGCTGACGACACCGTCCCTGAGTACGACCCGGGTACTCCGCTGCTGCAGCGCGAGTACGAGACCGTCGAGACCGCGACCGGCCGACGCCTCGCCTGGTCGACCTCATTCCTCCCGATCAGCATCATCGAGGCCAACCCCAAGTTGCTGGACCAAGACGAGGAACCCTGGCCCGGAGGCACTCAACACCAACTCTCGACCGTCGGGGTTGAGGTCGCCCACAACGAAGACACCATCACCGCCCGCGCGCCCACGACTATCGAGATCAAACGCTGGGAGATGGACCCCGGCATCCCCATCCTGCGGGCGGCAGGGTGCATGAGCGACCCCACCGGGCGCGTCGTTTGCGCCACCCGAGTCGCCTGGCCAGCAGACCGCGCCGAACTCCGCTTCGTCCTCGACCTCCCGAAAGCCCAGTGA
- a CDS encoding glycosyltransferase translates to MPTISLITAVLAGRDDHLTQTWNSIATQQLPPGWDWQWVVQEDGETGSPATRIPTNHPQITYATGPRGRAAAARTLALDHVNGVFVRGLDADDQLTPGALTRDIEALTSNPVGWVVSPALDLLEDGQIKRGPRDPETGPLPDNCLRDGEEAGLLPVLGITTTTYTSLVHALGGWPALPVGQDVALLLALEAVAPGWMLGVPSILYRRWPKQTTATRDASQPVINTPGMRSIGLARADALRHLQWDWTKITTINTTVNTAAAVEA, encoded by the coding sequence ATGCCCACCATCTCCCTGATCACCGCCGTCCTCGCCGGACGCGACGACCACCTCACCCAGACCTGGAACAGCATCGCCACCCAGCAGCTCCCGCCAGGCTGGGACTGGCAATGGGTCGTCCAAGAAGACGGCGAAACCGGTTCACCAGCGACACGGATCCCCACCAACCATCCCCAGATCACCTACGCTACCGGACCGCGTGGGCGTGCCGCCGCCGCGCGCACCCTCGCGCTCGACCACGTCAATGGAGTGTTCGTCCGCGGTCTCGACGCTGATGACCAACTCACCCCCGGCGCGCTCACCCGCGACATCGAGGCACTGACCTCGAACCCCGTCGGCTGGGTCGTCTCCCCCGCCCTGGACCTCCTCGAAGACGGACAGATCAAACGCGGGCCACGCGACCCAGAAACAGGACCGCTGCCTGACAATTGCCTCCGCGACGGAGAGGAAGCCGGCCTACTTCCGGTGCTCGGAATCACCACCACCACCTACACCAGCCTCGTCCACGCACTCGGCGGCTGGCCCGCACTACCCGTCGGACAAGACGTCGCGCTACTGCTTGCACTCGAAGCAGTAGCACCAGGCTGGATGCTGGGTGTGCCGTCAATCCTGTACCGGCGCTGGCCCAAACAGACCACCGCCACCCGCGACGCATCCCAGCCCGTCATCAACACACCCGGCATGCGCAGCATCGGGCTCGCCCGGGCCGACGCCCTGCGACACCTCCAGTGGGACTGGACCAAGATCACCACCATCAACACCACGGTCAACACCGCGGCAGCCGTCGAGGCCTAA